Within Magnetococcus sp. PR-3, the genomic segment GCTAACGGTACGGGAGAATATTGCTCTGCCCTTATTCATTGATGGGCAAGATCCTACTCAGCACCAAGTGTGGATCAACACCCTGCTATCCATGGTGGGCATGCATGACCGGGCAAACCACCTACCCGCCCAACTTTCAGGGGGGGAGATGCAGTTGGTCTCCATTGCCCGCGCCCTGGTTATGCGCCCCCCTCTTTTGTTGGCCGATGAACCCACAGGTAATGTCAACCCAGCCACGGGTAAGCGCATACTTCACACACTAAAAGAGGTGGTAGAAGAGCAAAACTGCGCCCTTATTCTTGTGACCCACAGTGCCGAGCATGCCGCATGGGCACACCGTGTCTGTTTTTTGCATGATGGGCACATTCATCATCAACTAACGCCTCAGACAGAGCAGGATTTTCTTACCCTTATTTATAATCAACTGGCACAACTGGGTATTTAAGGGGAGGCAACGATGTCTTGGACACTCTATCTCCTTTTAATACGCCGGACACTCCAAACACACCCACTCCATTTCATCATTGCCCTGCTGGGCGTGGCCAGCTGTATGATGGTGGCCGGGGTCATTTTAACCCTGGACCACGTTAGCCTTAACCAGCCCCAAGCCGTACAGCACCAGGAGCAGACCACGCGGCAAAAGCTGGTTGCCCATGAACGGGGGCGGATCCCCCTACCCCATATTCAGTGGATACAACCGACCACCAGCAAGCCCTCAACATCCCTGGATCAGGCGCAGGAACAACGAGAAGATCAAGCCTTTCGTATTTTGATCCGTGCTGCCTCTCAAGTCACATTCTTAATCGGCAGTTTCATTATTTTCCATACACTAACGGGTCATTTAAGCGGTCAATTAAAGGCCTTTGCCTTGTTGCGCTTATTGGGCAGTTTTCGTCGCCAAATTGTTCATATTCTATTGGCTCAGGCCCTACTGCTCGGAGCCTTGGGTACTTTGCTTGGGGTGCTCTTGGTGGCGCCGGTCACCAAAGTGTTAATCTCCAAAGGTCTCTCTACGTTGGGGCACCCCATCCTGTGGACCGGGCAGATGCCATGGCTAGAGCTAACCCTTATGGCTGGTTTATGCCTCATGATCACCACAATCGGTGTTATTCCCTCATTATGGACCGTGTGGAAGATGCCTATGAGCCAGGCTACCCAAGCCCACCCAGCCACCCCAACTTGGACGGTTGAAGATCCCAAGGCCTACCTGTGGCTGCTTCCCCTACTGTTTGCCGCAAGCTATCTGCTGATGCACCCTTTTTTAACCAGCTGGGTCTCGGTGGCTTTACTGCTGCTGGCCGATGTTACCGCGCTGTTTATCTTTGTGGTGCTATTGATCTGGTTTGTACGCCCCCTCCTTAATGGAGGTATTGCAGCGATAACCAGCCTTCTAAGATACCTACACCCCATGGAGGCCTTCTTAACGGGGCGCGCCATGATTTATCGGCGGGATACCCTGCTCTTTTCTTTTAACGCCCTCACCGTGGTTTTTGCCTTAACCATTGCGCTGCATGTGGTTACCCACAGCATGAAACATCGTATTGTTCAGGATTTTTATCAATGGAGCACCCCCTACACCATGCTGGAGCGCAACCCTTTTGTGCCCATGGACCCAAAATGGGTTACCCAACAGCTTAACAAACAGGCACTCCACCTCATTCCACTCTCCAACAAGGGATTGGTGGGGGGTCTCCCTTTTCGCTTGGTGGATCAGCAAGCGCTCAATGCCTTTCGTTTGGCCAGGGGTAAAACAGAGCTGCCGCCAGGTGTAGCCATAATTAGCCACGAAATGGCCCACCAAAAAGGCTGGACTGTTGGACAGAGCATCGAACTTATGACACCTAAGGGTAGGTGGAAAATCCCCATTGCCGAGATAAACAACGATCTTGGCCTGTTGCTGGAACCCACGCCACTTAGTCAACTTAAACAACGTATTTTGGTCACCTCAGGTACGGCACTCTTCAAAACCGAACTGGGCTCTTCATTAGGACGTTATGCCTTACTGCACCACAGCCGTATGAATACCAACGCCCAAAGTTTACGGCATCTGCTTACCCCCATTTACAAAAGCAAAGCCCACCAAGGCTATGTTGCCTACAACCGAGCACGGGAAATTAACCGGGATTTTGTCATTGTTGATCTTATTTTGGCGGTCACAATCGTACTGGTCTGTATGGGTATGACCCACACTCAGCTGATCCAGCTGCAACAGAGGGGTGGTGAGTTTGCTATTTTCAACAGCTTGGGCATGAGCCCCAACCAACGCCGACGCCTTCTACAATATGAAGGGGTAACGTTAGGTATACTTGTCACGCTTACGGCCATGCTCATGGGCCATGTGGCAGGGTGGATGGGCATTGAGATCGTGCAACAACTGACGGACCAACCCCACAGCTACCACTTTTCACGACGGGATAACTTGATTTTAGGGGCCTTTATTCTGCTCAGCAGCTGGCTTGTGGCCTACCTTCCCGCTCGAGCGGCTCATAAACAGAGCTTTCACGGCTTACCACAAATGGACTAGGGGGCCCAATCCTTAAGCGCATATTTTTTAAGAATTTGCTCTAACTTACCTTGCTGGCGCAACAGGTGAATACCTGCATCAAGCTCCTTTGCCAACTGTTTGCCACGCTCACCCTTTGGTGAAAAACCTATAAATAGAGGAACCGCATCATCGGCATGCCCAGCCAACTGCAACTGTCCTTCCCAACGGTTCTTTTTCAACATATAGCGCAGTACAGCATCATCATCCAGCGTAACATCCAGACGCTTGGCCAGGATCAACCGCAACCCCTGTTTTAAGGGATCGGTACCGAAGAGCTTTTTAACCCCCTCTGGGGTCTTGGCAAAATATTCATCCAGAGCATCCCCATAGGCAAACCCTGGCGTTATCCCAACAACCAACCCCTTCAGATCTTCCAAATTCCGGTAGGTCCAGTTGTGATTACGCCGGGCCACAAAGGAGACACTACTCATACCAATCGGGCTTTGAGGGTAGATCAGTTCAGGCGCCTCCTCTTGGGCAGCACCAATCACCCCATCTACACGCCCTTGGTCGGCCTCAAGCAACGCTCTTTCCCAGGGCATATGTTGGTACACCAACTTTCGCCCATACTGCGCAAAGGCTGCTCTGGCCAGCTCAACAACATAACCCTGCTGATCACCCTGGGTACGACAATTATAGGGGCACCAAGGGTTGGCCACCAAAATAACCGGCCCTTTCTCTTCTCCATAAGCAGGCTGGTTTATATTACCGATAGAGAGGGTCAGCAGCAGCAATAGTATGGATATATAGCGCATGAACTTTCCTTGTAAACATAGACCTAACGGCATAGGAGATCTTTAAGATCAATGATACACACTTTTGGATGGTTCGTGATAACCTAGAGTTTCCAAAAATCTAAAAGGGACGGCCTTTTTGAGGTTCACCCTGCACACGCAACGTCACATATCCACCAGGAGGGGGGTGGAGATATATGAGTACGGAGCCGTTATCCCATCCAGCCAAACAGGCCATCGTTACGCCACCAACCGCCGTGGCGCAACGCTCACTGGGTCGTCGCTTGCTTTATGCGATTATCCTGGTTAGTGCCATGTTTGCTTGCTTGGCTGCGCTGGTTCAACTCTGGAGCGACTACCGCAGTGGATTAAGCAGCATCCATCAGCGCATGTCTAATGCCGCCCTGAGTTCAGCCCCTGGCTTGGTTAAAAGCCTGTGGGATCTCAACGAAGATCAATCCCGTGCTCAACTCCAAGGCATTCTGCTGATCCCAGAAGTATCCCAAGTACGTATTACCCTGAAGCAGGGTGAAGATCCGCTTATTGTCGGGCGCCTACCTGACACGAGCAATACCCTTATGATGCAAGCCCCTTTAAGCCATACCGATACAGCGGGCTTAACCCTACAGCTTGGGACGTTGCATATTACCGCAACCACGCAACCGTTACGGCAACAAATTATTGATAAGGCCTGGGTTATCCTGGCTACGCAAACCTTAAAAACCTTTGCCGTATCTTTCTTTATTCTACTGATCATTCGTAAGGTGGTGATACACCGTCTTGATGCACTTGGTGCTTGGGTCAATCAGTTTTCTCTCAGCACTTTGGAACAGAGCCCCGAGCTGGCCCTGCCTCCACAAAAAAATCAAAATGATGAGCTCGATTGTATCGCCTTAGCCATCAATAAAATGCAGCTACGTATTACCGATGATCTAGAAGAGATTGAAAATACACAGCATCAATTGCGACGCAGCAAAGAGAAGTACCGCCGTCTGATCGACAATATTAGTGGCGGATTTTTTCTCTACTCCCACGACACTCAAGGGTTTTTTACCTTTGTTAGTCCATCGATCGAGTCTGTTTTGGGTTACGAGCAGGATGCCTTCCTCACCCATTTTTCCACCAATATGCCCCAGAGCCCCATTAATGATCAGGCCCAGCAGTTTATGGCCATGAGTTTAAGGGGAGAGAAGCCCCCTCCCTATCAACTGGAGGTCTATCATAAAAATCGGGATGTTCATCTACTGGAAGTGGTGGAAGTTCCGGTTATGGATGGAGGACAAAGGGTGATCTCTATCGACGGCATTGCGCGGGATATCACCCACCGCCGTCATATGGAAGAAGCCCAGCGAGACAAGGAAATTGCAGAAGCAGCTAACCGTACCAAGAGTGAATTTTTGGCCATTATGAGCCATGAAATACGCACCCCATTGAACGGTGTTCTTGGTATGCTTGAACAGCTCAACCGTACCCGGCTGGATGAACAGCAATCCCGCCAAGTACGGATGATTGGTCATGCCGCGACAGTACTGCGCGCTTTGCTGACTGATATTTTGGATATCTCCAAAATGGAAGCAGGACAGTTGGTGCTGGATTTACTGCCTTGTAATCTACGTGAAATCGCCCAAGCCGCCCAACAGACCTTTTTAAGTAAAGCCGAAGAGAAAGGTGTGGCATTACGGGTAACGTGGGATACCTCACTCCCCCCCGCTGTTATAGGGGATAGTGTACGGATGCAACAGATTTTGCTTAACCTAATCAGCAATGCCGTTAAGTTTACAGAGCAGGGTGAAATTGTACTCTCTATGTATAGTCAGGAGATCTCTGACAGCACCAAACATATGGTCCATTTTCAGGTAACCGATAGCGGTATCGGCATTCCGGAACAGGAGATGCCCCGTCTGTTTGATCCCTTTACCCAGGCTGACGGATCACTATCACGGGCCCATGGGGGGGCAGGATTGGGGCTGGCCATTTGTAAAAAATTGGCTCAAGCCATGGATGGAGATGTTACAGCAGAAAGCCAACGCGGCATTGGCTCTACCTTCCACTTTTGGCTACCTTTACAAGCGGTTGACCACACAACAACCGAGCAACAGCAGCCAACACCAATGCCGATAATCCCGACCACATCACTCTCTATTTTGTTGGTAGAAGATGACTTCATCAATCAACAAGTTGCACAAGAGATCTTACAAAGTGCGGGTCACCAGGTGACCGTAGTTGGGAATGGCCAAGAGGCACTGGACCACTATGCACAACAGGCATTTGATCTTATTCTCATGGATCTACGCATGCCCATTATGGATGGTTTACAAGCCACACAGAGCATTCGCAATAGAGAGCAGAAAAAAGATACACACATCCCTATTATCGGCCTAACAGCTGATGTTCTATCCAGCACCTTAGAGCGCTGTCGCCAAGTGGGCATGGATGATGTCATGGCCAAACCGGTCAGTTCATCCGAAGTTCAAAAGCTCATGGAAAAGCTCTCATCCGTAAAACCCCCAAAATCTGCCAACCCAAACCCATCATAAGGATTAGGGGCCGAGCCAACAGCGCCTTCCTTACATACGCTCAGAGGGTTGGCTCCATGGGGATCATGCAGGCCCGGCACGCATCCTAACCCCACACCTTTCTAGGTGACACATGCTTAATGGGGTCGCTGTGCGATCAGTTCATGGAGCATCTCTTTGGCCAGCATCTGATTACGAACCGGCTGTTCATACCCAAAAGCCATTTTACTTTGTGAACCATAGTGCACCGTCAACAGCCCTCCCTGCATATTACAGGTACCTTCGTAGCGCTTACCATGCCACTGGGTCTGTACAAGGTGTGACGTTAAATGAGGAACTGTATTTAACATGGTTAACCCTCCTCATCCGCATGGGTTGTCTATGGATCAGCCCGCAAACTATGCCAGCTATCCGACCTACATTTAGTATAAACCTAATCTGGCAAAGTGGGTGTATATTCCGGCAATCCATAGCGTCACACGATAGAGGTAACAGGATAAACAGGCATCTGAATGACGCAGATACACTGTATATTCGAGGCTTCTCAGGCTTTTTCCTCTATGATTTCACTCTTCTGCACATGACCACCACCCTCGTCCGTCTTGGTCATGTTTGGTGTAAAAGCGTATCATCAAGGCCTCCCCGGCCCACCCCATTCTTTAAGCTTACACCAAACTCAGATGTTCTCTCTCAACCACAGGGTCACCCGCACACACACGGACACTCCATCGATCGGACTGAGAGGGATCTGGACCCTAAACCCAATCACAAGATATGATAAGCTTATACATGCAGAGTTAACCGTACCCAGTATTTAAAGAGGCGCCCGACCCATGCCCATTATGAAAATCATTCTAGATCGTTCATTTGACACCCACGTTCAACAGGTTGCTGAATCACTCATCCCCAAGCTTTCGCAGACGATTAAACAGGGGCTGGCCCCCTTACACGCCACCCCCCAGGTCATGCTACAACCCGGTTGTTATGTCTCTGAACCCTATAAAATTTATGCTGATCTGTTATTTCGTGGCTCTGCCCAACGTACCCCGAAACATGTCAACACCCTCCTACAACAGTTAGCCGACATACTCTCGGCTGAATTCAATACCTCAGTCCGGTTACGGGCCTTCCCTACTGACCAGGCGACACTCTCTGCCGTTGATCATCTGCTACCTAAAGATCACAAAACAGATCAATAGCTCTTTTAAAAGGCGAAATATATCTTGAGTAAACGTAGAGCTGCGGCGCGGTCTGCATGGGATATGACAGCAGATCGACCACCCAACACCTGACACAGATCAGAAGAGACACGGCCTATGGTGAAGCAATAAGATCATGAGTTTTTAGAGGATAGTGCGGAATATCCAGATAAACGGGGAGCAGGTCCAGTCAGCCATAGCTCGCCTGAAACAGCGATACCAAACCGCTGACTGACTATTTTATCTAACACGATTACACAGACAGTTCACACAAACAAAAACGGCTTGC encodes:
- a CDS encoding ABC transporter ATP-binding protein translates to MSLLHVEQLTKGFSMGQNHIEVLRGINLDVQAGETVAIMGPSGSGKTTLLNCVAGIERMDKGQIILQGEVAQHHQEQASAQLRRHTMGIIFQFFNLVPMLTVRENIALPLFIDGQDPTQHQVWINTLLSMVGMHDRANHLPAQLSGGEMQLVSIARALVMRPPLLLADEPTGNVNPATGKRILHTLKEVVEEQNCALILVTHSAEHAAWAHRVCFLHDGHIHHQLTPQTEQDFLTLIYNQLAQLGI
- a CDS encoding ABC transporter permease: MSWTLYLLLIRRTLQTHPLHFIIALLGVASCMMVAGVILTLDHVSLNQPQAVQHQEQTTRQKLVAHERGRIPLPHIQWIQPTTSKPSTSLDQAQEQREDQAFRILIRAASQVTFLIGSFIIFHTLTGHLSGQLKAFALLRLLGSFRRQIVHILLAQALLLGALGTLLGVLLVAPVTKVLISKGLSTLGHPILWTGQMPWLELTLMAGLCLMITTIGVIPSLWTVWKMPMSQATQAHPATPTWTVEDPKAYLWLLPLLFAASYLLMHPFLTSWVSVALLLLADVTALFIFVVLLIWFVRPLLNGGIAAITSLLRYLHPMEAFLTGRAMIYRRDTLLFSFNALTVVFALTIALHVVTHSMKHRIVQDFYQWSTPYTMLERNPFVPMDPKWVTQQLNKQALHLIPLSNKGLVGGLPFRLVDQQALNAFRLARGKTELPPGVAIISHEMAHQKGWTVGQSIELMTPKGRWKIPIAEINNDLGLLLEPTPLSQLKQRILVTSGTALFKTELGSSLGRYALLHHSRMNTNAQSLRHLLTPIYKSKAHQGYVAYNRAREINRDFVIVDLILAVTIVLVCMGMTHTQLIQLQQRGGEFAIFNSLGMSPNQRRRLLQYEGVTLGILVTLTAMLMGHVAGWMGIEIVQQLTDQPHSYHFSRRDNLILGAFILLSSWLVAYLPARAAHKQSFHGLPQMD
- a CDS encoding substrate-binding periplasmic protein, with the protein product MRYISILLLLLTLSIGNINQPAYGEEKGPVILVANPWCPYNCRTQGDQQGYVVELARAAFAQYGRKLVYQHMPWERALLEADQGRVDGVIGAAQEEAPELIYPQSPIGMSSVSFVARRNHNWTYRNLEDLKGLVVGITPGFAYGDALDEYFAKTPEGVKKLFGTDPLKQGLRLILAKRLDVTLDDDAVLRYMLKKNRWEGQLQLAGHADDAVPLFIGFSPKGERGKQLAKELDAGIHLLRQQGKLEQILKKYALKDWAP
- a CDS encoding ATP-binding protein translates to MSTEPLSHPAKQAIVTPPTAVAQRSLGRRLLYAIILVSAMFACLAALVQLWSDYRSGLSSIHQRMSNAALSSAPGLVKSLWDLNEDQSRAQLQGILLIPEVSQVRITLKQGEDPLIVGRLPDTSNTLMMQAPLSHTDTAGLTLQLGTLHITATTQPLRQQIIDKAWVILATQTLKTFAVSFFILLIIRKVVIHRLDALGAWVNQFSLSTLEQSPELALPPQKNQNDELDCIALAINKMQLRITDDLEEIENTQHQLRRSKEKYRRLIDNISGGFFLYSHDTQGFFTFVSPSIESVLGYEQDAFLTHFSTNMPQSPINDQAQQFMAMSLRGEKPPPYQLEVYHKNRDVHLLEVVEVPVMDGGQRVISIDGIARDITHRRHMEEAQRDKEIAEAANRTKSEFLAIMSHEIRTPLNGVLGMLEQLNRTRLDEQQSRQVRMIGHAATVLRALLTDILDISKMEAGQLVLDLLPCNLREIAQAAQQTFLSKAEEKGVALRVTWDTSLPPAVIGDSVRMQQILLNLISNAVKFTEQGEIVLSMYSQEISDSTKHMVHFQVTDSGIGIPEQEMPRLFDPFTQADGSLSRAHGGAGLGLAICKKLAQAMDGDVTAESQRGIGSTFHFWLPLQAVDHTTTEQQQPTPMPIIPTTSLSILLVEDDFINQQVAQEILQSAGHQVTVVGNGQEALDHYAQQAFDLILMDLRMPIMDGLQATQSIRNREQKKDTHIPIIGLTADVLSSTLERCRQVGMDDVMAKPVSSSEVQKLMEKLSSVKPPKSANPNPS